A window of Pseudodesulfovibrio hydrargyri contains these coding sequences:
- a CDS encoding flavodoxin family protein produces the protein MDILTLLGSPRARGNTATILEKAESEFREQGHCVRRIHVARQRIRGCLGCNKCRTASDRIACVQRDDAIETLESMIGADVILFATPVYYWGMTAQLKALVDRTNSLITRYGEPEQTSLVRGKGFALLATGGGIYENNELVFKAFRKTAAALQARLVGELHIGECLEPGDMTAETKARGTEFARHVLEQALPARA, from the coding sequence ATGGACATACTGACGTTGCTCGGCAGCCCCAGAGCCAGGGGGAATACGGCCACGATATTGGAAAAGGCGGAATCGGAATTCAGGGAGCAGGGACACTGCGTGCGCCGGATTCACGTCGCCCGCCAGCGGATCAGGGGATGCCTCGGGTGCAACAAATGCAGGACGGCTTCCGACCGGATCGCATGCGTACAGCGGGACGATGCGATCGAAACCCTGGAAAGCATGATCGGGGCGGATGTGATCCTGTTCGCGACACCAGTATATTACTGGGGCATGACCGCCCAACTCAAGGCGTTGGTGGACCGGACCAATTCACTCATCACGCGGTACGGGGAGCCGGAGCAGACATCCCTCGTCCGGGGGAAGGGGTTCGCCCTGCTGGCGACCGGCGGGGGGATTTACGAGAACAACGAGCTTGTCTTCAAGGCCTTCCGCAAGACGGCCGCGGCCTTGCAGGCCCGGCTTGTCGGAGAACTGCACATAGGCGAATGCCTGGAGCCCGGCGACATGACCGCCGAGACCAAGGCCAGGGGAACGGAGTTCGCCAGGCATGTCCTTGAACAGGCCCTCCCGGCCCGGGCCTAG